In Fimbriimonadaceae bacterium, the following proteins share a genomic window:
- a CDS encoding ankyrin repeat domain-containing protein, whose amino-acid sequence MAEIHDLVRLKDLEGLERLLRTHPDARSLVNEQDSWGTAPLFHALDCDDPDARIVKALLDAGADVGYARVFDIPDVAGFVDGFDELLGEHGIEFPKSFSLPTGPFTEPVLPMALRTGDMAIVRLFSEHGADLRYTREAGYNAILDAVYVRRDETDVVEYLLELGVSPDVRSSFGETPVVVALRNQRFRLLARLVAFGADQAPIAWTPLIRAAAIGTLRDVQEELGKDADLNAVASTDHTALQIALMRGDEGIVDALLAVGASPAKQGDRGPSSLVCAILGGSTSLVQRMLDAGCPVDEPNEMGQSALACAAESGNHDLVRLLVERGADLSSDGCGDSILSHAKDSQTALLLIRAGAELTNLDKEAIRRLVGLPEVEPAFLAGVTKAQYMEARHQREGRANPEDLSQPYRLAMIRAGCNAYEARSRFDDPAKVACGISWNRRPPQVWCFDRFGRSFTLLPDGRTILIAGEHEDYYDPDFCIYNDVVVIHPGGEVQIFGYPYEVFEPTDSHTATLVGDSIWIVGGLGYPDQRNGRIPVYRLDTMDYSIHRVETSGDVPPRVYGHRAELVENALVIRGGQAIVTSSKGEEHRDLEEVFALDLETGRWQRRPATS is encoded by the coding sequence TTGGCGGAAATCCATGATCTCGTGCGGTTGAAGGACCTGGAGGGGCTTGAACGGCTCCTCCGGACCCACCCGGATGCTCGCTCGCTCGTGAACGAGCAAGACAGCTGGGGCACGGCGCCGCTTTTCCACGCCCTCGACTGCGACGATCCCGATGCGCGTATCGTGAAGGCGCTTCTCGATGCCGGCGCAGATGTTGGGTACGCGCGGGTCTTCGATATTCCTGACGTAGCGGGATTCGTAGATGGCTTCGACGAGCTCCTCGGCGAGCATGGAATCGAGTTTCCCAAGTCCTTCTCCCTTCCAACAGGTCCCTTCACCGAGCCCGTTTTGCCGATGGCGCTTCGGACTGGAGATATGGCGATCGTTCGACTGTTCTCCGAGCACGGTGCCGATCTTCGATACACGCGCGAGGCTGGGTACAACGCCATTCTCGATGCCGTATATGTCCGTCGGGATGAAACGGACGTCGTCGAATACCTGCTGGAGCTCGGAGTCTCGCCGGACGTCCGGTCGAGCTTTGGCGAAACGCCGGTGGTCGTCGCGCTGCGCAATCAACGCTTTCGGTTGCTCGCACGACTCGTGGCGTTCGGCGCAGATCAGGCCCCGATTGCTTGGACCCCGCTGATCCGAGCCGCGGCCATCGGAACGTTGAGGGACGTTCAAGAGGAACTCGGAAAGGATGCCGATTTGAATGCGGTCGCGTCAACGGATCACACGGCGCTTCAGATTGCGTTGATGCGGGGCGACGAAGGGATCGTCGATGCTCTGTTGGCGGTGGGAGCCTCCCCCGCGAAGCAGGGGGACAGGGGACCCTCCTCGCTCGTTTGCGCGATCCTGGGCGGCTCGACGTCTCTCGTCCAGCGGATGCTGGATGCCGGTTGCCCCGTCGATGAACCGAATGAGATGGGTCAGTCGGCTCTGGCATGCGCGGCGGAGAGCGGGAACCACGATCTTGTTCGCCTCTTGGTCGAACGTGGAGCGGACCTATCCTCGGACGGTTGCGGAGACTCCATTCTCAGCCATGCCAAGGACAGCCAAACGGCACTCCTGTTGATTCGAGCTGGAGCCGAACTTACCAATCTTGACAAAGAAGCAATTCGGAGGCTCGTCGGCCTTCCGGAGGTCGAGCCGGCGTTTTTGGCGGGTGTCACCAAGGCCCAGTACATGGAGGCGCGACACCAGCGAGAGGGGCGGGCGAATCCGGAGGATCTGAGCCAGCCCTACCGTCTCGCGATGATCCGAGCCGGTTGCAACGCGTACGAGGCGCGGAGCCGTTTTGACGACCCTGCAAAGGTCGCGTGCGGGATCTCCTGGAACAGGCGCCCTCCGCAAGTGTGGTGCTTCGATCGGTTTGGCCGGTCGTTCACGCTGCTGCCGGATGGGCGGACCATTCTGATCGCGGGCGAACATGAGGATTACTACGATCCGGACTTCTGCATCTACAACGACGTCGTGGTTATCCACCCGGGAGGCGAGGTCCAAATCTTCGGATATCCGTACGAAGTCTTCGAACCGACAGACTCTCACACGGCGACCCTCGTGGGGGACTCCATCTGGATCGTGGGCGGCCTTGGCTACCCGGACCAGCGCAATGGTCGGATCCCCGTCTACCGCCTCGACACCATGGATTATTCGATCCATCGAGTGGAGACCAGCGGCGACGTCCCTCCGCGCGTCTACGGCCATCGGGCCGAGCTCGTCGAGAACGCCCTTGTCATTCGCGGAGGGCAGGCGATCGTGACTTCATCCAAGGGCGAGGAACACCGAGACCTCGAGGAGGTCTTTGCCCTGGATCTGGAGACCGGTCGCTGGCAACGTCGACCAGCGACTTCTTGA
- a CDS encoding methionine adenosyltransferase domain-containing protein — protein MIRFSEMVLPGHPDKLCDQIADAVLAEAYRADPQAYGQIEVAAWCDEFFLTGGIATRKPLAVPLEEIVRRVGREVGYTGSNAIQADRWVVRDAVCRDVRDPREWTEHVNDQCLVVGYAFGDARTRFLPPEHYLAHVFREALTAACREPLAPPGVRARGEGSLPGKGEGLQGQGPDGKLLVRMREEGERWTLEHVLVTLQQLESTPFMDVCAGVAECLSLAYEGVRRADPRWLRPWAEVDLLVNPNGPLINGGPDGDNGQTGRKLAMDFYGPRVPQGGGALSGKDLTHIDRAGSYAARRAAVQAVSTGASECLVKVAYAPNVDAPLDVVWEMRGSGSRTVREAFAHSSIRREAAEWGACVERGVGDHFWSEAPWNEAPMWDEAAGKLDEGGLKADLGYCPRR, from the coding sequence ATGATCCGATTCAGCGAGATGGTGTTGCCCGGGCACCCAGACAAGTTGTGCGACCAGATCGCGGACGCCGTGCTCGCCGAGGCGTACCGCGCGGACCCTCAGGCGTACGGCCAGATCGAGGTCGCAGCCTGGTGCGACGAGTTCTTCCTCACCGGCGGGATCGCGACCCGCAAGCCGCTGGCTGTGCCGTTGGAGGAGATCGTCCGGCGCGTGGGCCGGGAGGTGGGTTACACCGGGTCGAACGCGATCCAGGCGGATCGGTGGGTCGTGCGGGACGCGGTGTGCCGGGACGTGCGGGACCCGAGGGAGTGGACCGAGCACGTGAACGACCAGTGCCTAGTGGTCGGCTACGCGTTCGGCGATGCAAGGACGAGGTTCCTCCCGCCCGAGCACTATCTGGCGCACGTGTTCCGAGAGGCTCTGACGGCCGCGTGCCGGGAACCCCTCGCCCCTCCAGGGGTGAGGGCCAGGGGTGAGGGGTCCCTCCCGGGCAAGGGTGAGGGCCTCCAAGGCCAAGGCCCCGACGGCAAGCTCCTCGTCCGCATGCGCGAGGAGGGCGAGCGCTGGACCCTCGAGCACGTGCTGGTGACGTTGCAGCAGCTGGAGTCGACCCCGTTCATGGACGTCTGCGCCGGGGTGGCAGAGTGCCTGAGCTTGGCCTACGAGGGGGTCCGCCGCGCCGACCCCCGCTGGCTCCGCCCCTGGGCGGAGGTCGACCTGCTCGTCAATCCCAACGGCCCTTTGATCAACGGTGGTCCGGACGGCGACAACGGCCAGACGGGTCGAAAGCTTGCGATGGATTTCTACGGCCCCCGCGTCCCGCAGGGCGGAGGGGCGTTGAGCGGCAAGGACCTCACCCACATCGACCGTGCCGGATCGTATGCTGCACGCCGCGCCGCGGTGCAGGCGGTGTCCACCGGGGCTTCCGAGTGTCTGGTGAAGGTGGCCTACGCCCCGAACGTCGATGCGCCGCTCGACGTGGTGTGGGAGATGCGCGGGTCAGGGTCGCGCACGGTGAGGGAGGCGTTCGCCCACTCGTCGATTCGGCGGGAGGCGGCGGAGTGGGGCGCCTGCGTGGAGCGGGGGGTAGGGGATCACTTCTGGTCCGAGGCGCCGTGGAACGAGGCCCCGATGTGGGACGAGGCGGCGGGCAAGCTAGACGAAGGCGGGCTAAAGGCGGATTTGGGATATTGCCCGCGACGGTAG
- a CDS encoding TM0106 family RecB-like putative nuclease, with translation MQQSPDGLRFSASDLANHLGCRHLTQLNLKAARGEIRAPMWRDANLEALQQRGFQHEEAYLRHLRDTLGAEHVRLSPDLDSKTAVERTVELMRSGVAVIVQASLATHPWHGRADILLRTDTPSELGDWSYEVIDTKLARETRAETILQLCVYSELVGAIQGLLPKRTGVVTPLSMEPVWYRTSDAMAYYRQTKNSLLAAVASEPAEETQPEPVAHCEICRWWSECDRVWRRDDHLSLVAGISRAQRRELTERNVATVTALAGLPLPIPFKPARGAVASYERIREQARIQVESRGLDTPLYQLRTQEPGLGLARLPEPSPGDVFLDLEGDPFAGLRGLKYLFGVSFKNADGNPAYEGRWAFTESEEKAAFEWLVALVEGRRRSHPDLHIFHFAPYEPAALKRLMGAYATCEDTIDDWLRSHLFVDLHRVVRESMIAGVERYSIKDLETVFGFDRQVPLEEARFARADLERAIELGELEAVAPSTRETVLGYNRDDCDSTLVLRDWLERVRAGQIEKGQEIPRPVVEEVETPELDERRVRVQTLIEALTEGTPVEEKERTAEQQAKWLLAHSLDYYWRESKVEFWERYRLKDLGYDEYADERCALADLEFVGEVGGTAKAPIHRYRFPVQECQLRDEDLYDPDDRRMGKLESLDAAERTIDIKKTGKSKHLHPIGVYGLRTFFDTKVFENALERLAQWVVEHGIEGPGPCQAVRELLLRRPPRLTDGVFEFSPDRIEDLLAEAKAVCRQLDNTVLPIQGPPGTGKTYLGARLIVDLVSQGKKVGVTANSHPVIRKLLNEVLSAGRASGTTVKVARKGDEEDPGIEVCSGNDQALAAIQGEADVLGGTKFLWAREEFAEAVDVLVVDETSQLALPDVLAIGHSAKSLLLIGDPQQLERPQKGTHPPGVGVSPLDHLLEERATIPEDRGIFLPKTHRLHPSIAAFTSEAFYDSRLGAEPTLAVQRLDDCSEFTGAGPHFVPVPHTGNQSSSEEEVDCIARLVRRLVSGGTWTDKGGRTHRIGLQDILIIAPYNAQVGAIRTAIPGARVGTVDKFQGQEAPVAIYSMTTSTPEDAPRGLGFLYSLNRLNVATSRAKCAVVVVACPSLLEVDCRSPQQVRLVNALCRYVEMAAAGNR, from the coding sequence ATGCAGCAGAGTCCCGATGGCCTTCGGTTCTCCGCCTCGGATCTCGCGAACCATCTGGGCTGCCGGCATCTCACGCAGCTCAATCTCAAGGCGGCCCGCGGGGAAATCAGAGCGCCCATGTGGCGAGACGCCAACCTCGAGGCGCTGCAACAGCGGGGGTTCCAACACGAAGAGGCGTATCTTCGGCACCTTCGCGACACCTTGGGCGCGGAGCATGTGAGACTCAGCCCCGACCTGGACTCGAAAACGGCGGTCGAGCGCACCGTCGAGCTCATGCGCTCGGGCGTCGCCGTGATCGTGCAGGCCAGCCTCGCCACCCACCCCTGGCACGGGCGCGCGGACATCCTGCTGCGGACCGACACGCCCAGCGAGCTGGGCGACTGGTCGTACGAGGTCATCGACACGAAACTCGCCCGCGAGACGCGCGCCGAGACGATCCTCCAGCTCTGCGTTTACTCCGAGCTGGTGGGCGCGATCCAAGGGCTCTTGCCCAAACGAACGGGCGTCGTCACGCCCCTGTCGATGGAGCCCGTCTGGTACCGCACGAGCGATGCTATGGCCTACTACCGGCAGACCAAGAACTCCCTGCTCGCGGCGGTCGCCTCCGAGCCGGCCGAGGAGACCCAGCCCGAGCCGGTCGCGCACTGCGAGATCTGCCGCTGGTGGTCCGAGTGCGACCGAGTGTGGCGCCGCGACGACCACCTGTCCCTCGTGGCCGGCATCAGCCGAGCGCAACGACGCGAACTCACCGAACGCAACGTCGCCACCGTAACCGCCTTGGCGGGGCTCCCGCTTCCCATCCCCTTCAAGCCAGCGCGAGGTGCCGTCGCCTCCTATGAGCGCATTCGAGAGCAGGCGCGCATCCAGGTGGAGAGCCGCGGCCTGGACACGCCGCTCTACCAGCTCCGCACCCAAGAGCCCGGGCTGGGGCTGGCTCGACTGCCAGAACCGAGCCCGGGCGACGTGTTCCTGGACCTCGAGGGCGATCCCTTCGCGGGATTGCGCGGCCTCAAGTACCTGTTCGGCGTTTCGTTCAAGAACGCCGACGGGAACCCCGCCTACGAAGGGCGATGGGCCTTCACGGAATCCGAGGAGAAGGCGGCGTTCGAGTGGCTCGTGGCGTTGGTCGAGGGGCGCAGGCGCAGCCACCCCGATCTGCACATCTTCCACTTCGCGCCGTACGAACCCGCCGCCCTCAAGCGGCTCATGGGCGCGTACGCGACGTGCGAGGACACCATCGACGACTGGCTGCGCAGCCACCTTTTCGTCGATCTCCACCGGGTCGTGCGCGAGAGCATGATCGCCGGCGTCGAGCGCTACTCGATCAAGGACCTGGAGACCGTGTTCGGCTTCGATCGCCAGGTGCCCCTCGAGGAGGCGCGGTTCGCCCGCGCGGATCTGGAACGAGCCATCGAGCTGGGCGAACTGGAGGCCGTCGCCCCATCGACGCGCGAAACCGTGCTGGGCTACAACCGCGACGACTGCGATTCGACGCTCGTCTTGCGCGATTGGCTCGAAAGGGTCCGCGCGGGTCAGATCGAGAAGGGACAGGAGATCCCCCGCCCGGTGGTCGAGGAGGTCGAAACTCCAGAACTCGACGAGCGAAGGGTGCGCGTCCAGACCTTGATCGAGGCTCTCACGGAAGGCACTCCCGTCGAGGAGAAGGAGCGCACGGCAGAGCAGCAGGCCAAATGGCTCCTCGCGCACAGCCTCGACTACTACTGGCGGGAAAGCAAGGTCGAGTTTTGGGAGCGCTACCGCCTCAAGGACCTGGGCTACGACGAGTACGCAGACGAGCGATGCGCTCTGGCCGACCTCGAGTTCGTGGGCGAGGTGGGCGGTACGGCCAAGGCGCCCATCCACCGCTACCGCTTCCCTGTCCAGGAGTGCCAACTGCGGGACGAAGACCTCTACGACCCTGACGATCGACGCATGGGAAAGTTGGAATCCCTCGACGCGGCCGAACGCACGATCGACATCAAGAAGACCGGGAAGTCGAAGCACCTTCACCCGATCGGCGTGTACGGACTGCGCACGTTCTTCGATACCAAGGTCTTCGAGAACGCCCTCGAGCGGCTCGCCCAGTGGGTCGTCGAGCACGGAATCGAGGGCCCAGGCCCATGCCAAGCCGTTCGCGAGCTCCTCCTGCGCCGGCCCCCCCGCCTCACGGACGGAGTGTTCGAATTCTCCCCGGACCGGATCGAAGATCTTCTCGCCGAGGCCAAGGCGGTCTGCCGACAACTCGACAACACGGTGTTGCCGATCCAAGGCCCTCCGGGCACGGGCAAGACCTACCTGGGCGCGCGCCTCATCGTCGATCTCGTTTCCCAGGGCAAGAAGGTGGGGGTCACGGCCAACAGCCACCCGGTGATCCGAAAGCTGCTCAACGAGGTGCTCTCTGCCGGCCGCGCTTCGGGCACAACGGTGAAGGTGGCTCGCAAGGGCGACGAGGAGGACCCCGGGATCGAGGTGTGCTCGGGCAACGACCAGGCCCTGGCGGCGATCCAAGGCGAGGCCGACGTCCTTGGCGGAACGAAGTTCCTTTGGGCACGCGAGGAGTTCGCCGAAGCGGTGGACGTGCTGGTGGTGGACGAAACCAGCCAACTCGCTCTGCCGGATGTCCTGGCGATCGGGCACTCGGCCAAGAGTCTCTTGCTCATCGGAGACCCCCAGCAGCTCGAGCGACCTCAAAAGGGCACCCACCCTCCCGGCGTCGGCGTCTCGCCCCTGGACCACCTGCTCGAAGAGCGTGCCACGATTCCAGAAGACCGCGGCATCTTCCTCCCCAAGACCCATCGGCTCCACCCCTCGATCGCCGCGTTCACGTCCGAGGCGTTCTACGATTCGCGCCTTGGGGCCGAGCCAACGCTGGCTGTCCAAAGGCTGGACGACTGCAGCGAGTTCACGGGCGCCGGCCCGCATTTCGTGCCGGTTCCCCACACCGGCAATCAATCGTCATCGGAAGAGGAGGTGGACTGCATCGCCCGGTTGGTGCGCCGGCTCGTCTCGGGAGGCACCTGGACCGACAAGGGCGGCCGCACGCATCGCATCGGCCTGCAAGACATCCTCATCATCGCTCCCTACAACGCGCAAGTCGGCGCCATTCGAACCGCGATCCCCGGGGCACGGGTGGGAACGGTCGACAAGTTCCAGGGCCAAGAGGCTCCGGTCGCGATCTATTCGATGACCACCTCGACGCCAGAGGACGCGCCGCGCGGCTTGGGCTTCCTCTACAGCCTCAACCGGCTGAACGTGGCCACCTCGCGGGCGAAGTGCGCGGTGGTCGTTGTGGCCTGCCCGAGCCTGTTGGAGGTCGATTGCCGCAGCCCGCAACAGGTGCGGCTCGTGAACGCGCTTTGTCGGTACGTCGAGATGGCCGCAGCGGGTAACAGGTAG
- a CDS encoding MoxR family ATPase codes for MKTVARTTNDQRQTTNDALKGLGVFGFAEAELPILAALVTEDPLLLIGNSGTGKTYLLNSISEALGLEHRHYNASLVSFDDLVGFPYPDDEKASVRFLETPATVWGAESVLIDEISRCRPEHQNRLFSLIHERRVQGIALPRLRFRWAAMNPCTTDHAMEYAGSEPLDQALADRFALVVNVVDWDDLEDADRLAVANPSGEGAVSDDGGALARRLAQLHAAFVERVERCPEPIVAYACAAATALNDAGIRISPRRVRLLARSLLAGTLVAGKGIDETVFRAILRASIPHRAWGAEPSAEHVLAAHRLAWDSACLKGTRRWIHEFHLEKRLPKKVARLLGAAPDADSGTLALCQCLATERPARAAVLAFALFPAAVQGKLPIGAEAVNDLGKLAQPLLQVNADISWQERLSESGTQHPEFARLAPLLAKLGGARQRRARQLFYWAIANGVALEDPEGLERDLEACVALVGRCLK; via the coding sequence TTGAAGACCGTCGCCAGAACGACAAACGACCAACGACAAACGACAAACGACGCCCTCAAGGGCCTCGGGGTCTTCGGTTTCGCCGAGGCCGAGCTTCCCATCCTCGCGGCGCTGGTCACGGAAGACCCCCTGTTGCTCATCGGAAACTCGGGCACGGGGAAGACGTACCTGCTGAACTCGATCAGCGAAGCCCTGGGTCTCGAGCACCGGCACTACAACGCGTCGCTCGTGTCGTTCGACGACCTGGTGGGCTTCCCGTACCCGGACGACGAGAAGGCGAGCGTCCGGTTCCTCGAAACTCCCGCCACCGTGTGGGGCGCGGAGTCGGTGCTCATCGACGAGATCTCGCGCTGCCGACCCGAGCACCAGAACCGGTTGTTCTCGCTGATCCACGAACGCAGGGTGCAGGGCATCGCGCTGCCTCGGCTGCGGTTCCGGTGGGCCGCCATGAACCCCTGCACCACCGACCACGCGATGGAGTACGCGGGCAGCGAGCCGCTCGACCAAGCGCTGGCCGACCGTTTCGCGCTGGTCGTGAACGTCGTGGATTGGGACGACCTCGAGGATGCGGACCGATTGGCCGTGGCGAACCCCTCGGGCGAGGGGGCGGTGTCCGACGACGGGGGCGCGCTGGCAAGACGCCTTGCCCAGTTACACGCGGCGTTCGTCGAGCGCGTCGAGCGGTGCCCAGAGCCGATCGTCGCGTACGCCTGCGCGGCCGCGACGGCCTTGAACGACGCCGGAATCCGCATCTCGCCGCGCCGCGTGCGCCTGCTTGCGCGCTCCTTGCTCGCGGGGACGCTGGTGGCGGGCAAAGGGATCGACGAGACCGTGTTCCGCGCAATCCTGCGCGCGTCGATCCCCCACCGCGCTTGGGGCGCCGAGCCGTCTGCCGAGCACGTGTTGGCCGCGCACAGGCTTGCGTGGGACTCTGCGTGCCTCAAGGGAACGAGGAGGTGGATCCACGAGTTCCACCTCGAGAAGCGGCTGCCCAAGAAGGTCGCGCGGCTCCTCGGCGCGGCGCCGGACGCCGACTCGGGCACGCTGGCCCTCTGCCAGTGTCTGGCAACCGAGCGTCCGGCGCGCGCGGCCGTGCTGGCGTTCGCGCTGTTCCCCGCGGCGGTGCAGGGGAAGTTGCCGATCGGGGCCGAGGCGGTCAACGATCTCGGGAAGCTCGCCCAGCCGTTGCTGCAGGTGAACGCGGATATCTCGTGGCAGGAGAGGCTTTCCGAGAGCGGCACCCAACACCCCGAGTTCGCCCGGCTCGCCCCCCTGCTGGCCAAACTCGGCGGCGCGCGGCAAAGGCGTGCCAGGCAACTGTTCTACTGGGCGATCGCCAACGGCGTGGCCCTCGAAGATCCGGAAGGCCTCGAGCGCGATCTGGAGGCGTGCGTGGCGCTCGTGGGGAGATGCTTGAAGTGA
- a CDS encoding XRE family transcriptional regulator — translation MALTQEQLGQRLQDARKSVALTQQEVADGLGLSRESIAQIEAGSRSVNSLEIVRLARLYGRSLSSILLEEDAQEEEPLTALFRMQDALAESPGLRGKLVEFSNIFQEARTIERLVGDEPRQLPPDYGIRDPRNNFEAYEQGQELAKQERQRLGLGYGPIPDVAEVISMQGIWAVSAKMPDIVSGICLFHSAIGAAVIVNQTHSRSRRRFSYAHEYAHVLADRKTRVASVSSSSNSKELIERRANSFASEFLMPSRGVIDLLDRIDKGGPSRETMWLFDPATELGEAIEKRNAPGSQEIAFHDVAFVADWFQVSYEAAAYRLSDLGKVNRDKLQVLLAQKEEGRPLIEDRGEEQPFLNTYVRWLAREAYRREAISGGRFRDFVALAGLDPDDEFQRVREHFDD, via the coding sequence ATGGCACTCACTCAAGAACAGCTAGGTCAACGGTTGCAGGACGCTCGGAAGAGCGTCGCCCTCACTCAGCAAGAAGTCGCTGACGGCCTTGGGTTGTCCCGTGAGTCGATCGCCCAGATCGAGGCGGGCTCTCGCAGCGTGAATTCGCTGGAGATCGTCCGGCTCGCCAGGCTCTATGGCCGTTCGCTCTCCTCCATCCTCCTCGAAGAAGACGCGCAGGAAGAGGAGCCCCTCACCGCTTTGTTCCGAATGCAGGACGCCCTCGCCGAGTCCCCCGGGCTGCGGGGCAAACTCGTCGAGTTCTCGAACATCTTCCAAGAAGCCCGCACCATCGAGCGGCTGGTCGGCGACGAGCCGAGGCAGCTTCCGCCCGACTATGGCATCCGGGATCCCCGCAACAACTTCGAGGCATACGAGCAGGGGCAAGAGTTAGCCAAGCAGGAGCGACAGCGGCTTGGTCTCGGTTATGGCCCGATTCCCGACGTCGCCGAAGTGATCTCGATGCAAGGCATCTGGGCCGTGTCGGCGAAAATGCCGGACATCGTCTCAGGGATCTGCCTCTTCCACTCGGCCATCGGGGCCGCGGTCATCGTGAACCAGACCCACAGCCGGAGCAGGCGAAGGTTCTCCTATGCCCACGAATACGCCCACGTCCTGGCCGACCGCAAGACCCGAGTCGCGTCGGTCAGCAGCTCAAGCAACTCCAAGGAGTTGATCGAGCGACGGGCCAACAGCTTCGCAAGCGAGTTCCTCATGCCTTCGCGCGGAGTCATCGACCTGCTTGACCGCATCGACAAGGGCGGGCCGAGCCGCGAGACCATGTGGCTCTTCGACCCGGCCACCGAACTCGGTGAGGCGATTGAAAAGCGGAACGCGCCCGGCTCTCAAGAGATCGCCTTTCACGACGTCGCTTTCGTCGCCGACTGGTTCCAGGTCAGCTACGAAGCCGCCGCCTATCGGCTCAGCGACCTCGGCAAAGTCAACCGGGACAAGCTCCAGGTTCTCCTCGCCCAAAAGGAAGAAGGCCGACCCCTCATCGAAGACCGTGGGGAAGAGCAGCCGTTCCTCAACACTTATGTCCGCTGGCTCGCCCGAGAGGCTTACCGGAGGGAAGCGATCTCAGGTGGACGTTTCCGAGATTTTGTCGCCCTCGCCGGACTCGACCCCGACGACGAGTTTCAACGGGTGAGGGAGCACTTCGACGACTAA
- a CDS encoding type I restriction enzyme HsdR N-terminal domain-containing protein, producing MVKLDEELAHALRFGAEVAVPHNESNTCEWVILPLLWGLGYERFEIASRTHDAVGKVPDYTVLPNTGMTWYLEAKAWQQELSSAHVDQALNYAHSNARRWVVLSNGREWHLYDDSISGFSAQRLVATASLSNRDQIRRFLQALSKESLQAGSIEAFAASQRLHRVLQDQLARPDSEVVKAIVSTLRMKLGMRGVTGADVSSSLALASQPSDTMFSGSRSCSGQTVPSTVRESRPTLKIGAKSQDDATYLISPVKSEDGKTAEAIIRSLLDRGWYVFADATKGRKRLKPGDWICFYQGKKGVVAECQVASAPEIGEVPGVKAPHKYRWRFRVQHPRYFFESPIPIDVALRRKLDGFVDKDPESTTWSWFVQGTCIVSAHDFALLTGRNVE from the coding sequence ATGGTCAAGTTGGACGAAGAGTTAGCCCATGCGCTCCGGTTTGGAGCGGAAGTTGCAGTTCCGCACAACGAGTCGAATACCTGCGAGTGGGTGATCCTCCCTCTACTTTGGGGGCTTGGTTACGAGCGCTTTGAAATCGCCTCGCGAACTCACGATGCCGTCGGCAAGGTTCCAGACTACACGGTTCTTCCAAATACTGGAATGACATGGTATCTGGAGGCAAAGGCCTGGCAGCAGGAACTGTCGAGTGCCCATGTCGATCAGGCGCTCAACTACGCGCACTCGAACGCAAGGCGCTGGGTCGTTCTGTCAAATGGGCGTGAGTGGCATCTCTATGATGACTCCATTTCCGGGTTCTCAGCCCAACGCCTGGTTGCTACTGCAAGTCTAAGTAATCGCGATCAGATCAGGCGGTTCCTTCAAGCGCTTTCAAAGGAATCACTGCAGGCCGGATCCATCGAGGCATTCGCGGCATCTCAGCGGCTACATCGGGTACTCCAAGACCAACTTGCGCGCCCGGATAGCGAGGTAGTCAAGGCTATTGTCTCCACTCTCCGAATGAAGCTTGGTATGCGCGGGGTTACCGGTGCTGATGTCTCATCAAGCCTTGCACTTGCCAGTCAGCCGTCCGACACGATGTTCAGTGGCAGCCGGTCTTGTTCGGGGCAGACTGTTCCTTCGACTGTTCGGGAGTCCCGCCCAACCCTGAAGATCGGCGCCAAGAGTCAGGACGATGCGACGTACCTGATTTCACCGGTCAAATCCGAAGACGGGAAGACTGCCGAGGCGATCATTCGATCCCTCCTTGACCGTGGCTGGTACGTTTTCGCAGACGCGACGAAGGGCAGAAAGCGGCTGAAACCCGGCGATTGGATTTGTTTCTATCAAGGCAAGAAGGGTGTTGTTGCCGAGTGTCAGGTGGCGTCGGCACCAGAGATTGGCGAGGTGCCAGGTGTTAAGGCTCCGCACAAGTATCGTTGGCGCTTCCGAGTCCAACATCCGAGATACTTCTTTGAGAGCCCTATCCCCATCGACGTAGCGCTAAGACGTAAGTTGGATGGGTTTGTTGATAAGGACCCCGAGAGTACGACGTGGTCTTGGTTCGTCCAGGGCACTTGCATAGTGTCCGCGCATGACTTTGCTTTGCTCACGGGCCGCAACGTGGAGTAG
- a CDS encoding very short patch repair endonuclease, translated as MARKRPPSARYSFAEMRETLVVAESTRKSMQANRGKDTSTEVRLRRALWAAGARGYRKNVARLPGKPDLAFGKARVAVFVHGCFWHRCERCGRYRLPKTNTAYWQAKVETNVARHAQVVLELEARGWRVLTFWECELKEDLGACVEQVREALP; from the coding sequence GTGGCACGCAAACGCCCGCCCTCGGCCCGCTACTCGTTCGCGGAGATGCGCGAAACGCTCGTCGTCGCCGAGTCCACCCGCAAATCGATGCAGGCGAACCGCGGCAAAGACACGTCCACCGAGGTGCGGCTGCGCCGGGCCCTGTGGGCGGCGGGCGCGCGCGGCTACCGCAAGAACGTAGCCCGTCTGCCCGGAAAGCCGGACCTCGCGTTCGGCAAGGCGCGGGTGGCGGTGTTCGTCCACGGGTGCTTTTGGCACCGGTGCGAGCGGTGCGGACGCTACCGCCTGCCGAAGACCAACACGGCCTACTGGCAGGCCAAGGTCGAGACCAACGTCGCTCGCCACGCGCAGGTCGTTCTCGAACTTGAGGCACGGGGGTGGCGCGTGCTCACGTTCTGGGAGTGCGAGCTGAAGGAGGACCTCGGCGCGTGCGTGGAACAGGTTCGCGAGGCGCTGCCTTAG